One window of Nocardia nova SH22a genomic DNA carries:
- a CDS encoding family 1 encapsulin nanocompartment shell protein produces the protein MNNLHRELAPITSEAWSAIEEEATRTFRRHIAGRRVVDLSGPHGTDYSAVGLGRTTAIDAPDKGVEARQRLVAPLVELRVPFTLQRTELDDIQRGAQDADLDPVKDAAKKIAFAEDRAVFEGYPAAGITGLRASVSNAPVAVPSETRLIPEAIAQALSKLRLAGVDGPYSVLLSAELYTAVSETSDHGHPIRTHIERLIPEGEIIWAPAIDGAFVLTTRGGDFDLQLGQDLSIGYLSHDAETVELYFQESLTFLVYTAEAAVPLAG, from the coding sequence ATGAACAATCTGCACCGCGAACTCGCGCCGATCACTTCCGAAGCGTGGTCGGCCATCGAGGAGGAGGCCACCCGGACCTTCCGGCGGCACATCGCCGGTCGCCGGGTGGTGGATCTGTCCGGTCCGCACGGCACCGACTATTCCGCGGTCGGATTGGGACGCACCACCGCGATCGACGCTCCGGACAAGGGCGTCGAGGCGCGGCAGCGGCTGGTCGCACCGCTGGTGGAACTGCGGGTGCCGTTCACACTCCAGCGCACCGAACTCGACGATATCCAGCGTGGCGCCCAGGACGCCGATCTGGACCCGGTCAAGGATGCCGCCAAGAAGATCGCCTTCGCCGAGGATCGCGCGGTGTTCGAGGGTTATCCGGCCGCCGGGATCACCGGCTTGCGGGCGTCGGTGTCCAACGCCCCGGTCGCCGTGCCCAGCGAGACGCGGCTGATTCCCGAGGCGATCGCGCAGGCACTGAGCAAGCTGCGGCTGGCCGGTGTGGACGGTCCCTATTCGGTGCTGCTGAGCGCCGAGCTGTACACCGCGGTCAGTGAGACCTCCGACCACGGTCACCCGATCCGCACCCACATCGAACGCTTGATCCCGGAGGGCGAGATCATCTGGGCGCCCGCCATCGACGGCGCCTTCGTACTCACCACTCGCGGTGGCGATTTCGATCTGCAACTGGGCCAGGATCTGTCCATCGGCTACCTGTCCCACGATGCCGAGACCGTGGAGCTGTACTTCCAGGAGAGCCTGACGTTCCTGGTCTACACCGCCGAGGCGGCGGTCCCGCTCGCCGGCTGA
- a CDS encoding NUDIX hydrolase, with the protein MIRTAALAHVRDRRLLQARSAGKDVFYMAGGKIDPGESPVQALYREVREELGVEVTAHDELGVFECEAYGHTPGTALHMTCFTADLTGEPTPTSEIDELRYFTVAEYAAMPQVAPGSMMVFRHLRELGLID; encoded by the coding sequence GTGATTCGTACCGCCGCCCTGGCTCATGTCCGCGATCGACGGCTGCTGCAGGCACGGTCGGCCGGTAAGGACGTGTTCTACATGGCGGGCGGGAAGATCGACCCCGGTGAGTCACCGGTGCAGGCGCTGTACCGCGAGGTGCGGGAGGAACTGGGCGTCGAGGTCACCGCGCACGACGAGCTGGGCGTCTTCGAATGCGAGGCGTACGGCCACACCCCCGGTACCGCCCTGCACATGACGTGCTTCACCGCCGATCTGACGGGTGAGCCGACGCCGACCAGCGAGATCGATGAACTGCGTTACTTCACGGTCGCCGAGTACGCGGCGATGCCGCAGGTGGCGCCCGGTTCGATGATGGTGTTCCGGCATCTGCGGGAACTCGGGCTCATCGACTGA
- a CDS encoding MFS transporter produces MADHARTDAEPDSEAGTPTPYASRRALTAVLALAVAMVTLDGTIVAVSLPSIIGDVGIDFTQAQWVLCVYPLVIAVLLIVMGRIGDRFGRRLTIAVGALVFLVGSILAASADTSGPLVWGRIVQGVGAAAVLAGSLAVIVTVFRGRERAVAFTAWGIALAFGAVAGALLGGWFTHSFTWPWIFLINVPIAVVVLFGCRAVPESKVGAAASGLDVDGWLLATAGFALTVFALIEAQRYGWGTPKLQFTVLGWKWSMRSATSPLPLILVSGVFLLVLFVFWERHRVKVEHSALVDFSRLREPRQWGDAAMFLVAFAQFGLLFVLPLYLVNSLGLSTLRSAFVIAALTGGALVAGLVSLGPARPLHPVWRVRFGLAIALITIAVTAFAITATISAWVPGILLTCYGIGIGLATPPLTGRLSAAAPRSASDAASVTALTARYAGAALGVAVLGGTLSIALDHFLPDRLDTVRGLVPGAADAVVDATRDSAGGAIGGLRAGHAPVAVTDVLAAGFADATRVALLGAVVALLLAFIAATRIPLEPRRDEAGTSPVSR; encoded by the coding sequence ATGGCTGATCACGCTCGAACAGACGCTGAGCCCGATTCGGAGGCCGGGACGCCCACGCCGTACGCCTCCCGCCGCGCGCTGACCGCGGTCCTCGCACTGGCCGTGGCCATGGTGACCTTGGACGGCACCATCGTGGCGGTCTCGCTACCGTCGATCATCGGCGATGTGGGCATCGATTTCACCCAGGCCCAGTGGGTTCTGTGCGTGTATCCGCTGGTGATCGCGGTCTTGCTGATCGTGATGGGCCGGATCGGCGACCGCTTCGGCCGCCGCCTGACCATCGCTGTCGGTGCCCTCGTCTTCCTCGTCGGCAGCATCCTCGCCGCCTCCGCGGACACCTCCGGCCCGCTGGTCTGGGGGCGGATCGTGCAGGGAGTCGGCGCCGCGGCCGTCCTGGCCGGATCGCTGGCGGTGATCGTGACGGTCTTCCGGGGGCGCGAGCGCGCGGTGGCCTTCACCGCCTGGGGGATCGCGCTCGCGTTCGGCGCGGTCGCCGGTGCCCTGCTGGGCGGCTGGTTCACTCACTCGTTCACCTGGCCGTGGATCTTCCTGATCAATGTGCCGATCGCCGTCGTGGTGCTGTTCGGCTGCCGCGCCGTTCCCGAATCCAAAGTGGGCGCGGCGGCCTCCGGACTCGATGTAGACGGCTGGCTGCTCGCCACCGCGGGCTTCGCTCTGACCGTCTTCGCCCTCATCGAGGCGCAGCGGTACGGCTGGGGGACGCCGAAGTTGCAGTTCACCGTCCTCGGATGGAAATGGTCGATGCGGTCGGCGACGTCTCCGCTGCCGCTGATTCTCGTCAGCGGCGTCTTCCTGCTGGTGCTGTTCGTGTTCTGGGAAAGGCACCGGGTGAAGGTGGAACACTCCGCGCTGGTCGACTTCTCGCGGCTGCGCGAACCCCGGCAATGGGGTGATGCGGCCATGTTCCTGGTCGCGTTCGCGCAGTTCGGCCTGCTGTTCGTCCTGCCGCTGTATCTGGTGAACAGCCTCGGATTGTCCACGCTGCGAAGCGCTTTCGTGATCGCCGCGTTGACCGGAGGTGCGCTGGTCGCGGGGCTGGTGAGTCTCGGCCCGGCCCGGCCGCTGCATCCGGTGTGGCGGGTGCGGTTCGGGCTGGCGATCGCCCTGATCACGATCGCGGTCACCGCCTTCGCCATCACCGCGACCATCTCGGCCTGGGTTCCGGGGATCCTGCTCACCTGCTACGGCATCGGAATCGGCCTCGCGACACCGCCACTCACCGGGCGATTGTCGGCCGCCGCGCCGCGAAGCGCTTCGGATGCGGCATCGGTGACCGCCCTGACCGCCCGCTACGCCGGTGCCGCTCTGGGGGTGGCGGTACTCGGCGGCACGCTCTCGATCGCCCTCGATCACTTCCTGCCCGACCGGCTGGACACCGTTCGCGGTCTGGTCCCGGGGGCCGCCGATGCCGTGGTCGACGCCACCCGCGATTCGGCGGGTGGTGCGATCGGCGGCCTGCGTGCCGGGCACGCGCCGGTCGCCGTTACCGATGTGCTGGCGGCCGGGTTCGCCGACGCCACTCGGGTGGCCCTGCTCGGCGCGGTCGTCGCGTTGCTGTTGGCGTTCATCGCCGCGACACGAATTCCATTGGAGCCGAGGCGGGATGAAGCGGGTACTTCTCCGGTCAGTCGATGA
- a CDS encoding MarR family winged helix-turn-helix transcriptional regulator codes for MDQTDDDVFDDPRLTDIGILFEATNGIRRRLEPIWSEHGLSVLDFAALMRLGRSPGRRLRMTDLAVQTELSTSGVTRLVDRLERNGFARRQPDPADRRSSYAALTAAGATRLAKVLPEYLKAVDSWFYGPLTPGQCEAMVAGLRAIRDATFPEADRVTE; via the coding sequence GTGGACCAGACCGACGACGATGTCTTCGACGACCCCCGCCTCACCGATATCGGGATCCTGTTCGAGGCGACCAACGGGATCCGCCGCCGGCTCGAGCCCATCTGGTCCGAGCACGGCCTGTCCGTTCTGGATTTCGCCGCCCTCATGCGCCTGGGCCGCTCGCCCGGCCGCCGCCTGCGCATGACCGACCTGGCCGTGCAGACGGAGCTGTCCACCAGTGGGGTCACCAGGTTGGTGGACCGGCTCGAGCGCAACGGATTCGCCCGCCGTCAACCCGATCCGGCCGATCGCCGTAGCTCCTATGCCGCATTGACCGCCGCCGGAGCCACACGTCTGGCGAAGGTGCTGCCCGAATATCTGAAGGCTGTCGACAGTTGGTTCTACGGCCCGCTCACGCCCGGACAATGCGAGGCCATGGTCGCCGGTCTCCGGGCGATCCGGGATGCCACCTTCCCGGAAGCGGACCGCGTCACCGAGTGA
- a CDS encoding GDSL-type esterase/lipase family protein, with product MTSTWLAGFRSAIISPYEQFQLTEPRGFEDRTVRQVLHMAGGGRQLRIRLSNRYGRESLEIGAARIALRKTGHTPIAETDTVVRFGGADRVRIPAGGELISDTVDLAATAGADLLLSLYLPGPTGLATFSHQSMEITYVAAGDRTADLELPGAEEVPSRFYVTGVDVLGEADTPVVVAFGDSWFDGAGTTVGANRRSVDALNALLRRGWAVNQGIGGNQLLTDEVGEHALARFDRDVLAVPGVTHVAINLGLNDIGLGEPATAEALIAGYTELAARAHAAGLPIYANTLGPFAGVIYPEVNVEPALPIRRQVNEWLLNTTVFDEIFDVATAVADPERPDHIRPDLDSGDGLHLNDAGALIMAQTMRLPLAG from the coding sequence ATGACCAGCACCTGGCTCGCCGGATTCCGCTCCGCGATCATCAGCCCCTATGAGCAGTTCCAATTGACCGAACCGCGCGGATTCGAGGACCGGACGGTGCGGCAGGTGCTGCACATGGCCGGTGGCGGACGGCAACTGCGCATCCGGTTGAGCAATCGGTACGGGCGGGAGTCGCTCGAGATCGGCGCGGCCCGGATCGCGCTGCGCAAGACCGGTCACACTCCGATCGCCGAGACCGACACCGTGGTGCGCTTCGGCGGCGCGGACCGGGTGCGCATTCCTGCGGGCGGCGAATTGATCAGCGACACCGTCGATCTCGCGGCCACCGCCGGTGCGGATCTGCTGCTGAGCCTGTATCTGCCCGGCCCCACCGGCCTGGCGACCTTCTCCCATCAGTCGATGGAGATCACCTACGTCGCCGCCGGTGACCGGACCGCGGATCTCGAACTACCCGGAGCCGAGGAGGTGCCGTCGCGTTTCTATGTCACCGGTGTGGATGTGCTCGGCGAGGCGGATACGCCGGTGGTGGTGGCGTTCGGGGATTCCTGGTTCGACGGGGCGGGAACGACCGTCGGGGCCAACCGCCGTTCGGTCGACGCGCTGAACGCACTGCTGCGCCGCGGCTGGGCGGTCAATCAGGGCATCGGCGGGAACCAACTGCTCACCGACGAGGTCGGCGAGCACGCGCTGGCCCGGTTCGACCGCGATGTCCTCGCCGTCCCCGGAGTAACCCACGTGGCAATCAACCTCGGCCTCAACGACATCGGCCTCGGCGAACCGGCCACGGCCGAAGCTCTGATCGCGGGCTACACCGAACTCGCCGCCCGTGCCCACGCCGCCGGACTACCGATCTACGCCAATACACTCGGCCCGTTCGCAGGCGTGATCTACCCCGAGGTCAATGTCGAGCCCGCGCTGCCGATACGCCGGCAGGTCAACGAATGGTTGCTCAACACAACAGTTTTCGACGAGATATTCGACGTGGCAACGGCGGTCGCGGACCCGGAACGCCCGGACCACATCCGCCCCGACCTCGACAGCGGCGACGGGCTGCACCTCAACGACGCGGGAGCGTTGATCATGGCGCAGACCATGCGGCTGCCGTTGGCCGGGTGA
- a CDS encoding ABC transporter ATP-binding protein: protein MDADSMPALQLTGLYKKFGGPWVVDGVNLVVPPGSFFGLVGPNGAGKTTTLSMAVGLLRPDAGQAHIFGADVWSDPLRAKAIVGVLPDGLAVPERLTGRELLTYTGLLRGMAPATVAERAQELLAVLELAGSENTLVVDYSAGMRKKIGLATALLHAPKLLVLDEPFEAVDPVSASTIRTILRRFVDGGGSVVLSSHVMALVENLCDHLAVIDKGRVVATGSVAEVRGDGSLEEAFVRLVGGRIGGDEGLSWLAS from the coding sequence ATGGACGCCGACAGCATGCCCGCGCTGCAGTTGACCGGTCTGTACAAGAAGTTCGGTGGGCCGTGGGTGGTCGACGGGGTGAACCTGGTGGTGCCGCCCGGGTCGTTCTTCGGGCTGGTCGGGCCGAACGGGGCGGGTAAGACCACGACGTTGTCGATGGCGGTCGGGCTGTTGCGGCCCGATGCCGGGCAGGCGCACATCTTCGGTGCGGATGTGTGGTCGGATCCGTTGCGCGCCAAGGCGATTGTCGGGGTGTTGCCGGACGGGCTGGCCGTTCCGGAACGGCTCACCGGGCGCGAATTGCTCACCTACACCGGCCTTTTGCGCGGTATGGCACCGGCGACGGTCGCCGAGCGGGCACAGGAGCTGCTGGCCGTACTCGAACTCGCCGGTTCCGAGAACACCCTGGTGGTGGACTATTCGGCCGGTATGCGCAAGAAGATCGGCCTCGCGACGGCGCTGTTGCACGCTCCGAAGCTGCTGGTGCTGGACGAACCGTTCGAGGCGGTGGATCCGGTGTCGGCCAGCACGATCCGCACCATCCTGCGGCGCTTCGTCGATGGCGGCGGTTCGGTGGTGCTGTCCAGTCACGTGATGGCACTGGTCGAGAACCTGTGTGACCATCTCGCGGTGATCGACAAGGGCCGGGTGGTGGCCACCGGTTCGGTGGCCGAGGTCCGCGGTGACGGCAGCCTGGAGGAAGCCTTCGTCCGCCTGGTCGGCGGACGGATCGGGGGCGATGAGGGGCTGTCGTGGTTGGCGTCCTGA